One Streptomyces sp. NBC_00223 genomic window carries:
- a CDS encoding serine/threonine-protein kinase, whose product MAAGHHDGYARQGGGPSTGGGANSTLIQGRYRLHELIGRGGMGEVWRALDESLGRRVAVKCLKSSVGQSGDAGFTRILQERFRREARVAAALQHRGITVVHDFGEHDGVLYLVMELLDGRNLLQVLDDARRHPLPVPDITDIAEQVADALAYTHAQGIVHRDLKPANIIRLPDGAVKICDFGIARLGHDIGFTSRLTGTGMAMGTPHYMSPEQIGGSEVDQRSDLYSLGCVLYELATGRPPFDLGDAWSILVGHRDTEPEPPRAKRPELPGELERLILDLLAKDPEDRPQDAADVGGRLKAMLAAASAGHAAPPAAVPAWAGRLTTGPSAHSTRAHRVAVPPHHELTGAWSTRTVAVTADPDTLGALDARQAEATDLGRVGNWRQSYELHTAVATARDRAQGTEHPDTLASRHEAAYCLTRLGRTEEAMRLYAYVAEVRRRVLGPDHPDTLAARHETAYALGALGRHLEAHQEFSAVLAARERSVGAEHPDTLHCKHNLAFNLGQLGRVEEAHTTAVEVAEARARVLGPDDPETLVTRFEVGYTLGLAGRWAEALDTFREVAEARARVLGPEHPDTLAARYETGICLGRLGRCADARVLYEELVAARTRTAGSADAETLRARHALGVNLGLLGHWDRALAEARDVAAVRERVLGATHPDTLVSKREIAVGLGWLGRWSDALTVYHEVAEARERVLGPAHPDTLTSRNDEAHCLEQLGRTPEAQAVYRRVAAQRQDAPERL is encoded by the coding sequence ATGGCGGCTGGACATCACGACGGGTACGCGAGACAGGGCGGCGGACCGTCCACGGGCGGTGGAGCCAACAGCACACTCATACAGGGCCGTTACCGGCTGCACGAGCTGATCGGCCGGGGCGGGATGGGCGAGGTCTGGCGCGCGCTGGACGAGTCGCTGGGCCGCCGGGTCGCGGTGAAATGCCTCAAATCGTCCGTGGGTCAGTCCGGCGACGCCGGATTCACCCGCATTCTTCAGGAGCGTTTCCGCCGCGAGGCCCGGGTCGCGGCGGCCCTCCAGCACCGCGGGATCACCGTCGTGCACGACTTCGGCGAACACGACGGTGTGCTCTACCTGGTGATGGAGCTGCTCGACGGCCGCAATCTGCTCCAGGTGCTGGACGACGCCCGGCGCCACCCGCTGCCCGTCCCGGACATCACCGACATCGCCGAGCAGGTCGCCGACGCGCTCGCCTACACCCACGCCCAGGGCATCGTGCACCGGGACCTGAAACCGGCCAACATCATCCGGCTGCCCGACGGCGCGGTGAAGATCTGCGACTTCGGCATCGCCCGCCTCGGCCACGACATCGGCTTCACCTCCCGTCTCACCGGCACCGGCATGGCCATGGGCACCCCGCACTACATGTCGCCCGAGCAGATAGGGGGTTCCGAGGTCGACCAGCGCAGCGACCTGTACTCCCTGGGCTGTGTGCTGTACGAACTGGCCACCGGGCGCCCGCCGTTCGACCTCGGCGACGCCTGGTCGATCCTGGTCGGCCACCGCGACACCGAGCCGGAGCCGCCGCGCGCCAAGCGCCCGGAGCTGCCCGGCGAGCTGGAGCGGCTGATCCTCGACCTGCTCGCCAAGGACCCCGAGGACCGGCCGCAGGACGCCGCGGACGTCGGCGGCCGCCTCAAGGCGATGCTCGCCGCGGCGAGCGCGGGCCACGCCGCGCCCCCGGCCGCCGTGCCCGCCTGGGCCGGCCGGCTCACCACGGGCCCGTCCGCGCACTCCACCCGCGCCCACCGGGTCGCCGTCCCCCCGCACCACGAGCTGACCGGCGCCTGGTCCACCCGGACCGTCGCCGTCACCGCGGACCCCGACACGCTCGGCGCGCTCGACGCCCGCCAGGCCGAGGCCACCGACCTCGGCCGGGTCGGCAACTGGCGGCAGTCGTACGAACTGCACACCGCCGTGGCCACCGCCCGCGACCGCGCCCAGGGCACCGAGCACCCGGACACCCTCGCCAGCCGCCACGAGGCCGCGTACTGCCTGACCCGGCTCGGCCGCACCGAGGAGGCCATGCGGCTGTACGCGTACGTCGCCGAGGTGCGCCGCCGTGTGCTCGGACCCGACCACCCCGACACGCTGGCCGCCCGGCACGAGACGGCGTACGCGCTCGGCGCGCTCGGCCGCCATCTGGAGGCCCACCAGGAGTTCTCCGCGGTGCTCGCCGCCCGCGAGCGCAGCGTCGGCGCCGAGCACCCCGACACCCTGCACTGCAAGCACAACCTGGCCTTCAACCTCGGGCAGTTGGGCCGCGTCGAGGAGGCGCACACCACGGCCGTCGAGGTCGCCGAGGCGCGCGCCCGGGTGCTCGGCCCCGACGACCCCGAGACGCTGGTCACCCGCTTCGAGGTCGGCTACACCCTGGGGCTGGCGGGCCGTTGGGCCGAAGCGCTCGACACCTTCCGCGAGGTCGCCGAGGCGCGCGCCCGGGTGCTCGGCCCCGAGCACCCCGACACGCTGGCCGCCCGCTACGAGACCGGTATCTGCCTGGGCCGGCTCGGCCGCTGCGCCGACGCCCGTGTGCTGTACGAGGAGCTGGTCGCGGCCCGTACCCGCACCGCGGGCTCCGCCGACGCCGAGACACTGCGGGCCCGGCACGCGCTCGGGGTGAACCTCGGGCTGCTCGGCCACTGGGACCGCGCGCTCGCCGAGGCCAGGGACGTCGCCGCCGTACGGGAGCGGGTGCTCGGCGCCACCCACCCGGACACGCTGGTCAGCAAGCGGGAGATCGCCGTCGGCCTGGGCTGGCTGGGCCGCTGGTCCGACGCGCTCACCGTCTACCACGAGGTCGCCGAGGCCCGTGAACGGGTGCTCGGACCCGCGCACCCCGACACCCTCACCAGCCGCAACGACGAGGCGCACTGCCTCGAACAGCTCGGCCGCACCCCGGAGGCCCAGGCCGTCTACCGCCGCGTCGCGGCCCAGCGGCAGGACGCCCCCGAACGCCTCTGA
- a CDS encoding glycoside hydrolase family 9 protein: protein MPRLRIPPVRALRRVRAAAVTAVAAVLPLALVATAGAPAAHAAAPAAPAAASSYNYAEALQDSMLFYESQRSGKLPADNRVTWRGDSDLTDGADAKLDLTGGYHDAGDEVKFGFPMAFSMTMLGWGGIDESSGYTKSGQNTYLMRNLRWGDDWLLKAHPSANVLYGQVGDGGTDHAFWGPPEANPEPRPSFKIDASCPGSDLAGEAAAALASSSMVFKSSDAAYAATLLTNAKQLYTFADTYRGTYDKCITAAQGYYNSWSGYWDELVWGAIWLYRATGDSAYLTKAETYYAQLPKMNQTTTPEYNWTLAWDDKSYGDYVLLAELTGKQQYVDDAERWLDWWTTGVNGQKVAYSPGGEAFVDTWGSLRYSSNTAYVALQFGAWLKSQGKDATKAQTYHDFGVRQINYVLGDNPNKESYEIGFTNSGKNTKWPQNPHSRAAHGSWDQSMTDPATTRHLDYGLLVGGPGSADDGFTDDRANYGETEGALDYNAGFSSALAALSDEFGGTPLANFPPKETPDGPEEFLQAAVNAAGTNFYEIKAQVVNKSGWPARHLTHGSFRYYFTLDPGTTASQITFSSAYNQCLAPTGPTQFSGNVYYVTISCEGQDIVPAGQSAYHREVQFRLIFPGPHDPKNDWSYQGVSTVPGSTPVTVNNMVLYDGATPVWGTAPSGGGTGTATPPSAPGAPKATAVTQTSATLSWTASTAGDRPLAGYDVFQVGADGTWTKTVSTDAKTTSVTLSPLTAGTAYRYGVKARDDSGQVSAPSDTVSFTTLPGSGTSTPPSAPGTPTTGAVSGSSVTLSWPAATPGSLPLAGYQVYADTGSGAQQIGTTTTNSFVVTGLAAGVTYAFTVKAVDTAGTLSAASPTVRLTVPPPPPSTGCKVVYTVSSDWGNGFQADVAVTNKGPSTINNWTLTWTFGGDQQIGNAWNGTSSQSGQKVTVTNAGYNGAIAPGGSVDIGFTATYHSSNAAPHDFALNGVACTTS, encoded by the coding sequence GTGCCCAGACTCCGTATCCCGCCCGTGCGTGCCCTGCGGCGCGTCCGGGCAGCGGCCGTCACCGCCGTGGCCGCCGTGCTTCCGCTGGCCCTCGTGGCCACCGCGGGCGCGCCCGCCGCGCATGCCGCCGCCCCGGCGGCGCCCGCCGCCGCTTCGAGCTACAACTACGCCGAGGCGCTCCAGGACTCGATGCTCTTCTACGAGTCCCAGCGCTCCGGAAAGCTCCCCGCCGACAACCGCGTCACCTGGCGCGGCGACTCCGACCTCACCGACGGCGCCGACGCGAAACTCGATCTGACCGGCGGCTACCACGACGCCGGCGACGAGGTGAAGTTCGGCTTCCCGATGGCCTTCTCGATGACCATGCTCGGCTGGGGCGGCATCGACGAGTCGTCCGGCTACACCAAGAGCGGCCAGAACACGTATCTGATGCGCAATCTGCGCTGGGGCGACGACTGGCTGCTCAAGGCGCACCCGTCGGCCAATGTGCTCTACGGCCAGGTCGGCGACGGCGGTACCGACCACGCCTTCTGGGGACCGCCCGAGGCCAACCCCGAGCCGCGCCCCTCGTTCAAGATCGACGCGTCCTGCCCCGGCTCGGACCTCGCCGGTGAGGCGGCGGCCGCGCTCGCCTCCTCGTCCATGGTCTTCAAGTCCAGCGACGCCGCCTACGCGGCCACCCTGCTGACCAACGCCAAGCAGCTCTACACCTTCGCCGACACCTACCGCGGTACGTACGACAAGTGCATCACCGCCGCCCAGGGCTACTACAACTCCTGGAGCGGCTACTGGGACGAGCTGGTCTGGGGCGCCATCTGGCTCTACCGCGCCACCGGCGACAGCGCGTACCTCACCAAGGCGGAGACGTACTACGCCCAGCTGCCGAAGATGAACCAGACCACCACGCCCGAGTACAACTGGACGCTGGCCTGGGACGACAAGAGCTACGGCGACTATGTGCTGCTGGCCGAACTCACCGGCAAGCAGCAGTACGTCGACGACGCCGAGCGCTGGCTCGACTGGTGGACCACCGGGGTCAACGGGCAGAAGGTCGCCTACTCGCCCGGCGGCGAGGCGTTCGTCGACACCTGGGGCTCGCTGCGCTACTCCTCCAACACCGCCTATGTGGCCCTCCAGTTCGGCGCCTGGCTGAAGAGCCAGGGCAAGGACGCCACCAAGGCGCAGACGTACCACGACTTCGGGGTGCGGCAGATCAACTACGTGCTCGGTGACAACCCGAACAAGGAGAGCTACGAGATCGGGTTCACCAACTCGGGCAAGAACACCAAGTGGCCGCAGAATCCGCACAGCCGGGCCGCGCACGGCTCGTGGGACCAGTCGATGACCGACCCGGCCACCACCCGGCACCTCGACTACGGTCTGCTGGTCGGCGGTCCCGGCTCGGCCGACGACGGCTTCACCGACGACCGCGCCAACTACGGCGAGACCGAGGGCGCCCTCGACTACAACGCGGGCTTCTCCAGCGCGCTGGCCGCGCTCAGCGACGAGTTCGGCGGCACCCCGCTGGCCAACTTCCCGCCCAAGGAGACCCCGGACGGGCCCGAGGAGTTCCTGCAGGCCGCGGTGAACGCGGCGGGCACGAACTTCTACGAGATCAAGGCGCAGGTCGTCAACAAGTCCGGCTGGCCCGCCCGTCACCTCACCCACGGCAGCTTCCGCTACTACTTCACCCTCGACCCGGGCACGACCGCCTCGCAGATCACGTTCTCCTCGGCGTACAACCAGTGCCTGGCCCCGACCGGCCCGACACAGTTCTCCGGGAACGTCTACTACGTGACGATCAGCTGCGAGGGCCAGGACATCGTGCCCGCGGGGCAGTCGGCGTACCACCGCGAGGTGCAGTTCCGGCTCATCTTCCCCGGCCCGCACGACCCCAAGAACGACTGGTCGTACCAGGGTGTGTCCACCGTCCCCGGCTCCACCCCGGTGACCGTCAACAACATGGTCCTGTACGACGGCGCGACCCCGGTGTGGGGCACCGCCCCGAGCGGCGGCGGGACCGGCACGGCCACCCCGCCGTCCGCGCCCGGCGCGCCCAAGGCCACCGCCGTCACGCAGACCTCGGCCACCTTGTCGTGGACCGCGTCCACGGCCGGTGACCGCCCGCTCGCCGGGTACGACGTCTTCCAGGTCGGCGCCGACGGCACCTGGACCAAGACCGTGTCCACCGACGCGAAGACCACCAGCGTCACGCTGTCCCCGCTGACCGCGGGCACCGCCTACCGCTACGGGGTCAAGGCACGCGACGACAGCGGGCAGGTGTCGGCGCCGTCCGACACCGTCTCCTTCACCACCCTGCCCGGCAGCGGCACCTCCACCCCGCCGTCCGCGCCCGGCACACCCACGACCGGGGCGGTCAGCGGCTCCTCGGTCACCCTGAGCTGGCCGGCCGCCACCCCGGGCAGTCTGCCGCTGGCGGGCTACCAGGTGTACGCGGACACCGGCTCGGGGGCGCAGCAGATCGGTACGACCACCACGAACAGCTTCGTCGTCACCGGTCTCGCGGCGGGCGTCACCTACGCCTTCACCGTGAAGGCGGTGGACACCGCGGGCACACTGTCGGCGGCCTCGCCCACCGTCCGGCTGACCGTCCCGCCGCCACCGCCGAGCACCGGCTGCAAGGTGGTCTACACGGTCAGCAGTGACTGGGGCAACGGCTTCCAGGCCGATGTCGCGGTCACCAACAAGGGACCGTCCACCATCAACAACTGGACGCTGACCTGGACCTTCGGCGGCGACCAGCAGATCGGCAACGCCTGGAACGGCACCTCGTCGCAGAGCGGCCAGAAGGTCACGGTCACCAACGCCGGTTACAACGGGGCCATCGCGCCCGGCGGTTCGGTCGACATCGGCTTCACCGCGACCTATCACTCCAGCAACGCCGCACCGCACGACTTCGCCCTCAACGGCGTCGCCTGCACCACCTCTTGA
- a CDS encoding DUF4865 family protein has protein sequence MHAMNYRITLPADYDMGIVRHRVATKGPLLDDFPGLGQKAYLIRERGVDGSPVNQYAPFYLWNTAEGMNSFLWGPGFQSLIEDFGRPVVEHWTGLGFARGPAAPEVPRAAARRSRPLDPAERPAAVIGRALEELPELAARPGVHSAAVVIDPRHWELLHFTLWRDAAPDEPGTERYQVLHLSRPELDALGTGRQW, from the coding sequence GTGCACGCCATGAACTACCGCATCACCCTGCCCGCCGACTACGACATGGGGATCGTCCGGCACCGGGTCGCCACCAAGGGCCCGCTGCTCGACGACTTCCCCGGGCTGGGCCAGAAGGCGTATCTGATCCGGGAGCGCGGGGTGGACGGCTCGCCGGTCAACCAGTACGCGCCCTTCTACCTGTGGAACACCGCCGAGGGCATGAACAGCTTTCTGTGGGGACCCGGCTTCCAGTCGCTCATCGAAGACTTCGGCCGCCCGGTGGTCGAGCACTGGACCGGGCTCGGCTTCGCCCGCGGGCCGGCCGCCCCGGAGGTCCCGCGCGCGGCGGCCCGCCGCTCCCGGCCGCTGGACCCCGCCGAGCGGCCTGCGGCCGTGATCGGGCGCGCGCTCGAAGAGCTGCCGGAGCTGGCCGCGCGGCCCGGGGTGCACTCGGCGGCCGTGGTGATCGACCCCCGGCACTGGGAGCTGCTGCACTTCACCCTCTGGCGGGACGCGGCGCCCGACGAGCCGGGCACCGAGCGGTATCAGGTGCTGCACCTGTCGAGGCCGGAGCTGGACGCGCTGGGGACGGGACGGCAGTGGTGA
- a CDS encoding endonuclease/exonuclease/phosphatase family protein, with product MTWNLWWRFGDWRARREAILRTLEAERPDVLGLQEVWAGPDENLAGWLAERLGMHWVWSRSPVQDRWHSRNGGDSTVDVGVAVLSRTPILETAERRLPAGDFADDGKTALHALIELPGGPMPFFTTHLNSHPAGSAVRCAQVRELAAFVAERATGPHPPVVTGDFNAEPDYDEIRLICGYKTAPAVPGLVLLDAWRFADPALPQGTWDIAHQDSANFGARPSCLDYVLVGIPGPGGRGAIRTARRAADTPVDGVRPSDHAAVLAELALGEGD from the coding sequence ATGACATGGAACCTGTGGTGGCGGTTCGGCGACTGGCGGGCCCGGCGGGAGGCGATCCTGCGCACCCTGGAGGCCGAACGGCCCGATGTGCTGGGCCTTCAGGAGGTCTGGGCGGGCCCCGACGAGAATCTGGCCGGGTGGCTCGCGGAGCGGCTGGGCATGCACTGGGTCTGGTCCCGCTCGCCCGTGCAGGACCGCTGGCACAGCCGCAACGGCGGCGACTCCACGGTCGACGTCGGGGTGGCGGTGCTCAGCCGCACGCCGATCCTGGAGACGGCCGAACGGCGGCTTCCGGCCGGGGACTTCGCGGACGACGGCAAGACCGCCCTGCACGCGCTGATCGAACTGCCGGGCGGGCCGATGCCGTTCTTCACCACCCACCTCAACTCCCACCCGGCGGGGTCCGCGGTCCGCTGCGCGCAGGTACGGGAGCTGGCCGCCTTCGTCGCCGAACGGGCGACCGGACCCCATCCGCCCGTGGTGACCGGCGACTTCAACGCCGAACCCGACTACGACGAGATCCGGCTGATCTGCGGCTACAAGACGGCTCCCGCCGTGCCGGGCCTGGTGCTGCTGGACGCGTGGCGGTTCGCCGATCCCGCGCTGCCGCAGGGCACCTGGGACATCGCCCACCAGGACTCGGCGAACTTCGGCGCCCGGCCGAGCTGTCTTGACTACGTGCTGGTCGGAATTCCGGGCCCCGGCGGGCGCGGCGCGATCCGTACCGCCCGCCGCGCCGCCGACACCCCGGTGGATGGCGTACGGCCCTCCGACCACGCCGCCGTCCTCGCCGAACTCGCCCTGGGGGAGGGCGACTAG
- a CDS encoding RNA polymerase sigma factor, with translation MKEAVAAAWPEEWGRVVAAVIRQTGDWDLAEECAQDAFERALERWPRDGVPRRPGAWLTTTARHRALDVLRRRTNEAVKLRETARLTPAPPDDDATAAPVVEAAGDAVPDDRLRLIFTCCHPALPLPAQVALTLRTLTGLSTAEIARAFLVPERTMAQRLSRAKNRIRNTGIPFRVPPRELLPERTSAVLAVLYLLFNAGYAPGAEGPDQRRVTAEAIRMARLPARLLPREPEAAGLLALMLLHDARAAARTDRAGDLVPLEEQDRGRWDREEIAEGVAVLDAALAARRPGPYQVQAAIAACHAQALRARDTDWAQIALLYGELARRAPGPVVELNRAVAVAMAEGPAAGLELVESLAAAGELAGYHLLPATRADLLRRLGRRGEAAAAYRAALALAPTEAERRFLARRLSEVAEVSEVSEGGG, from the coding sequence GTGAAGGAGGCGGTCGCCGCGGCCTGGCCCGAGGAGTGGGGCCGGGTCGTGGCGGCGGTCATCCGGCAGACCGGCGACTGGGACCTCGCCGAGGAGTGCGCCCAGGACGCCTTCGAGCGCGCCCTGGAGCGCTGGCCGCGCGACGGGGTGCCGCGCAGGCCGGGGGCGTGGCTGACCACCACCGCGCGCCACCGGGCGCTCGACGTGCTGCGGCGCAGGACGAACGAGGCCGTCAAGCTCCGGGAGACGGCCCGGCTCACGCCGGCTCCCCCGGACGACGACGCCACCGCGGCGCCCGTGGTCGAGGCGGCCGGCGACGCCGTGCCCGACGACCGGCTGCGGCTGATCTTCACCTGCTGTCACCCGGCGCTGCCGCTGCCCGCCCAGGTCGCCCTGACCCTGCGTACGCTGACCGGGCTGAGCACCGCCGAGATCGCCCGCGCCTTCCTGGTGCCCGAGCGGACGATGGCCCAGCGGCTCAGCCGCGCCAAGAACAGGATCAGGAACACGGGCATCCCGTTCCGGGTGCCGCCGAGGGAACTGCTGCCGGAGCGGACCTCTGCCGTGCTGGCCGTGCTCTATCTGCTCTTCAACGCCGGTTACGCGCCCGGCGCCGAGGGTCCCGACCAGCGGCGGGTGACGGCCGAGGCGATCCGGATGGCCCGGCTGCCGGCCCGGCTGCTGCCGCGGGAGCCCGAGGCGGCCGGGCTGCTCGCGCTGATGCTGCTGCACGACGCGCGCGCGGCGGCCCGTACCGACCGGGCCGGTGATCTGGTGCCGCTGGAGGAGCAGGACCGCGGCCGCTGGGACCGCGAGGAGATCGCCGAGGGCGTCGCCGTCCTGGACGCGGCGCTGGCCGCGCGCCGGCCGGGGCCGTATCAGGTGCAGGCCGCGATCGCCGCGTGCCATGCGCAGGCCCTTCGGGCACGGGACACCGACTGGGCGCAGATCGCCCTGCTCTACGGGGAGTTGGCCCGCAGGGCGCCGGGTCCGGTGGTGGAGCTGAACCGGGCGGTGGCCGTGGCGATGGCCGAGGGCCCGGCGGCGGGTCTGGAGCTGGTCGAATCGCTGGCCGCGGCGGGCGAGTTGGCGGGCTACCATCTGCTGCCCGCGACCCGCGCGGATCTGCTGCGCCGGCTCGGCCGCCGCGGTGAGGCCGCGGCCGCCTACCGGGCGGCGCTCGCGCTGGCCCCGACCGAGGCCGAACGCCGTTTTCTGGCCCGCCGATTGTCCGAGGTGGCCGAGGTGTCCGAGGTGTCCGAGGGCGGGGGCTGA
- a CDS encoding TetR/AcrR family transcriptional regulator translates to MNTAERLIESAQALLWERGYVGTSPRAIQERAGAGQGSMYHHFRGKPDLALAAMRRSAEELRDRADAQLAAGAGAPEKLTGYLLYERDPLPGCRVGRMAMDPEVVSSEELRAPVEETFAWLRERLAGIVAEGVASGELRAGLDPADTAAAIAAVVQGGYVLARAAGSREPFDRAVRGAVGLLAVGGPADHRPQPRTHSGAGVSSAPHHEEGRTCTP, encoded by the coding sequence GTGAACACCGCGGAGCGACTGATCGAGAGCGCGCAGGCCCTGCTCTGGGAGCGCGGCTACGTCGGCACCAGCCCGAGGGCCATCCAGGAGCGGGCGGGCGCCGGGCAGGGCAGCATGTACCACCACTTCCGGGGCAAGCCGGATCTGGCGCTGGCCGCGATGCGGCGCAGCGCCGAGGAGCTGCGCGACCGGGCCGACGCCCAGCTGGCCGCCGGGGCGGGCGCGCCGGAGAAGCTGACGGGGTATCTGCTGTACGAGCGCGACCCGCTGCCGGGCTGCCGGGTCGGCCGGATGGCGATGGACCCGGAGGTCGTCTCCAGCGAGGAGCTGCGGGCGCCGGTCGAGGAGACCTTCGCCTGGCTGCGCGAACGGCTCGCCGGGATCGTCGCCGAGGGGGTCGCCTCGGGCGAGCTGCGGGCGGGCCTCGACCCGGCCGACACCGCCGCCGCGATCGCCGCGGTGGTGCAGGGCGGGTACGTACTGGCCCGCGCGGCCGGTTCCCGCGAACCGTTCGACCGGGCGGTACGCGGCGCGGTGGGCCTGCTGGCCGTCGGCGGTCCGGCGGATCACCGGCCGCAGCCCCGTACGCATTCCGGCGCCGGGGTCTCCTCGGCGCCGCACCACGAGGAGGGCCGTACGTGCACGCCATGA
- a CDS encoding phosphotriesterase family protein, with the protein MTAVRTVLGDIAPDALGVCDAHDHLFLRIPALPGQELADPAAAVAELTAFQALGGGALVQWTPFGMGRAAATLPAVSHAAGVHVVAATGLHQAAHYDPELLDRLHGGALGAFFIAELTEGMREGDDPDGPRVAARAGMIKVAGDFHRLGDHTRRVMAAAAEAHHATGAPIGVHHELGTAAVDVLDLLHGELGVPTGSLLLGHLNRFPDPGIHRELAASGAFLAFDGPSRAHHATDWRLLDSLADLAAAGHTGQILLGGDTTAAEGRASTGGGPGLPYQLRVLRPRITGALGEPAAEAIFVHNPARALAVDWPRDHSGTSRPPGKV; encoded by the coding sequence GTGACCGCCGTGCGTACGGTCCTCGGGGACATCGCGCCGGACGCGCTCGGGGTCTGCGACGCGCACGACCATCTCTTTCTGCGCATCCCCGCCCTGCCCGGCCAGGAGCTGGCCGACCCGGCGGCCGCGGTGGCCGAACTGACCGCTTTCCAGGCGCTGGGCGGCGGCGCGCTCGTCCAGTGGACGCCGTTCGGCATGGGCCGGGCGGCGGCGACGCTGCCGGCCGTCTCGCACGCCGCCGGGGTGCACGTGGTCGCGGCGACCGGGCTGCACCAGGCCGCGCACTACGACCCGGAGCTGCTCGACCGGCTGCACGGCGGCGCGCTCGGCGCGTTCTTCATCGCCGAGCTGACCGAGGGGATGCGCGAGGGCGACGACCCGGACGGGCCGCGCGTCGCCGCGAGAGCCGGGATGATCAAGGTGGCCGGGGACTTCCACCGGCTGGGCGACCACACCCGGCGGGTGATGGCGGCGGCGGCCGAGGCGCACCACGCCACGGGCGCCCCGATCGGCGTCCACCACGAGCTGGGCACCGCTGCCGTGGACGTACTCGACCTGCTGCACGGCGAGTTGGGGGTGCCGACGGGCAGTCTGCTGCTCGGCCACCTCAATCGCTTCCCCGACCCGGGGATCCACCGCGAACTGGCGGCCTCCGGCGCGTTCCTCGCCTTCGACGGTCCGTCGCGGGCCCATCACGCCACCGACTGGCGGCTGTTGGACAGCCTGGCGGACCTCGCGGCGGCCGGTCACACCGGGCAGATCCTGCTGGGCGGCGACACCACGGCCGCCGAGGGCCGGGCCTCGACCGGCGGCGGCCCCGGTCTGCCGTATCAACTGCGGGTGCTGCGGCCGAGGATCACGGGCGCGCTCGGCGAACCGGCGGCCGAGGCGATCTTCGTCCACAACCCGGCCCGGGCCCTGGCCGTCGACTGGCCCCGGGACCATTCCGGCACGTCCCGCCCGCCGGGCAAGGTCTGA
- a CDS encoding glycoside hydrolase family 3 N-terminal domain-containing protein codes for MRQPSVPAAAPRPYSVPARRSRRTAGLALGLLVTVTACGTTTQGTPASSSSGTGGAPTTTASATTTSASPSTSASTSASASGSGSAPVPPATRSTSATPSKATPAATCVSRTMSAMSTAQRVGQLFMTSVSTSGMTSAESSALTRGRVGSVFLIGHTSTGTAAVKKVTDRVRALAPSVHGARVGMLISTDQEGGRVQVLNGPGFSTIPSAVTQGTWSTTRLQSSAREWARQLKSAGVNMNLAPVADTVPPDLVNVNAPIGKLDREFGTTPATVASHSDAFLRGMRQEGVAPTIKHFPGLGRVRGNTDLTAGVTDTVTTRNDPFLQPFRSGIQAGTPFVMVSSAIYSKIDPKRQAVFSPTIVTGILRDSLGFKGVIISDDLGQAVAVSDHTPAKRALDFILSGGNIVLTVKPSDIAPMTSAVISGLPHSAALRKAVDDSVRRVLTAKANAGVLTCG; via the coding sequence GTGCGCCAGCCGTCAGTCCCCGCCGCCGCTCCCCGGCCGTACTCCGTGCCCGCCCGCCGCTCGCGCCGCACGGCCGGGCTCGCGCTCGGCCTCCTTGTCACCGTGACCGCCTGCGGCACCACGACCCAGGGCACCCCCGCGTCCTCCTCCTCCGGGACGGGCGGCGCCCCCACCACCACCGCGAGCGCGACCACGACCAGCGCGTCCCCGAGCACGTCGGCGTCCACCTCGGCCTCGGCCTCCGGGTCCGGTTCGGCCCCGGTGCCGCCGGCCACCCGCAGTACGTCCGCCACGCCGTCCAAGGCGACGCCCGCGGCGACCTGCGTCAGCCGGACCATGTCCGCGATGTCCACCGCGCAGCGGGTGGGCCAGCTGTTCATGACGTCGGTCAGCACCTCGGGCATGACCTCCGCCGAGTCCTCGGCCCTGACCCGGGGGCGGGTGGGCTCGGTCTTCCTCATCGGCCACACGTCGACGGGCACGGCCGCGGTGAAGAAGGTCACCGACCGGGTGCGGGCACTGGCCCCCTCGGTGCACGGCGCCCGGGTGGGAATGCTGATCTCGACCGACCAGGAGGGCGGCCGGGTGCAGGTACTCAACGGGCCCGGTTTCAGCACCATCCCGAGCGCGGTCACCCAGGGCACGTGGTCCACCACCCGGCTGCAGAGCAGCGCGCGGGAGTGGGCGCGGCAGCTCAAGTCGGCCGGCGTCAACATGAACCTGGCGCCCGTCGCGGACACCGTGCCCCCCGACCTGGTGAACGTCAACGCGCCCATCGGCAAGCTCGACCGGGAGTTCGGCACCACCCCGGCGACGGTCGCCTCGCACAGCGACGCCTTCCTGCGCGGAATGAGGCAGGAGGGCGTGGCCCCGACGATCAAGCACTTCCCGGGCCTGGGCCGGGTGCGCGGCAACACCGACCTGACCGCGGGCGTCACCGACACCGTCACCACCAGGAACGACCCGTTCCTCCAGCCGTTCCGCAGCGGCATCCAGGCGGGCACGCCGTTCGTGATGGTCTCGTCCGCGATCTACTCGAAGATCGACCCCAAGCGCCAGGCCGTCTTCTCCCCCACGATCGTGACCGGCATCCTGCGCGACTCGCTGGGCTTCAAGGGCGTGATCATCTCCGACGACCTCGGGCAGGCCGTCGCCGTCAGCGACCACACCCCCGCCAAGCGGGCACTGGACTTCATCCTGTCCGGCGGGAACATCGTGCTGACGGTGAAGCCGTCCGACATCGCCCCGATGACCAGCGCGGTGATCAGCGGGCTCCCGCACAGCGCGGCTCTGCGCAAGGCGGTCGACGACAGCGTACGGCGGGTGCTCACCGCCAAGGCCAACGCGGGTGTGCTGACCTGCGGCTGA